TCACGGGAAACAGACGACGGCGGAGATTCCTGTGGGGGTTGGAGGCGCTGTTATGAGGCACTGGGAGAGACCCCTGAGTCTGGGTCATGATGGGATGGGGGGGTCACGTGGTGCCGGGAGGGTATCATGGAGCAGGTAAGGGGAACCCCAAGGCTGAGTCACGAAGCGATGCGGGGAATCCCGGAGGAGGAAAGGCGATTGCACAGGCCCCAGTGGCCCAAAGAGCCCAAGCCGAGGTGGGATGAAGCGAGGTAGCCCCCAGGCCCTACCTCCCTCCGCTCGGCTCCCCGAAGACCCCAGGCCAGCTAAGAGTTCCCACCATCCGCCCCAAATCGGCTTCCTGTCTTTAGAAGCGTGTCTCTCTGACACCGCCGCTACCATAGAGAcgacgcacgcacgcacgcacggcCGCTGGGTGGGGCCAGCAACCCGGAAGTGCGGCTCGCGGCGCGGCTGCCGGGGCGACCGTTAGACGGGGCGGCCGTTAGACCGGGGTGCCCTTTAGACCGGGGCGGCCGCGGAGGGAGTAGGAAGCCCTGCAGCTGCGGGGTCTGAGCTGCGGCTGTGGCGATGGCGGACAAAGGCTCGGTGAGCCTAAGCTCAGCGGAGGGTGCGCCAGAGCGGGGACAGCCCGTTCAGATCCGCGTCCCGATCCGTCGGCCAGCTCGGAGCCACCCGGCGCCCGCCCACCACGCGGGCGCTCAGGATGGTCAGGGAAGCCGCGTGTGTGAGCTGGCGCGGAAAACTCCACCTGCGCCGCGCCCACACAGACGCACGGTCACACTGGGAAGCTGGGGGAAAGGGTTTCAGTGGGCGGTGCAGAGCCCAAGAACAAGAAGTGACTTTGGGAACTGCTAATGCGTGTAATAAGTCTCTTACATTGAGTTACCAACTTAAATGGAATAACCAGAATTGGTCAGGCCCTGGGGAGAggtgttgctagatgaatgagccATTTTGAGATTTCAGGAGGAAAAAATGGACTAAATAACAATGAGGCTACCCTTGAAAGTCAAATTGTTTAAAAGTCAAGACAGTTTAAAGTAAGAAACAGGTTTGAAGAGCATTTGTGCAACAATGTTTCTGCCCCCTGTGGTCAGGCCACGTCTAGGTACAGTCCGTATCACGGGTGCCACATgagaggctgggaagggaaggCTAACCGATTCTCTTCTCCCAGACCTACCTGCCCTGCTCTGGCCAAGCCAGGACTGAGTTGTGGGCCGTTCCCTGGGCTTGCCACCAGCGCTGCTCTCACTAGCAGAGGGGCAGTGAGGCTTAAGGAGTTTTGAGTTCAGTGTGAGGTTTAGGGAACACAAGTTGAAGGAGAATGATTTGGGCGAACACCATGTATGAGGCAATAAGGCTAGGGGTGGGGAGGCAAAGGTTTGGGAAGATTTTGTTGGGAGGTGACTTTTTGGAAGGACTTAGGTTCAGGGAAACTGTTGTGGGGAAGTGAGAAGGCGCCTAAGAATCTGCTAGTAAATTCCTGGGTCGTTAATGGATTTTGGGGGgactagtttttttgtttttccttctcagtgGATTTTTCTTGATTATAAAAGGATACAAAATCATTGTAGAAACCTTATAAAATGGAGAGGGGTGTAGGAAAGAAGCATATCCATCAttacagttatttttttcccactgttaaaattttgggtttttccttttctcaacaCCTATTGATTTACGTCTCTGAGATCATACCTGACGTAATTTTATACCCTGTTTCTTTCATTTAACGTATCGTAAGTATTTTCCTATGCTATTGTAAATTCTTCCTAAAGGTTACCTCTAATCATGGGATAATGTTCCGTCACATACCTTGCACACAATTAGCCATCCGTTCTTTTTCTTAGACCTATGTTTTCAATATTCTGCTATTATAAATGACAttacaggaaatattttagagaatatatttttattttcacttcagAATATGCTTTTTGGTATATCTATAAAACGAATTGATATTTTTGGAAGTTGCACATCTTTTCAAATGTTGTCATCCACAGTTCCACTTTTCTGAAATATGTCCTTTGCTTATTATTCTTGGGGGTCttacgatttttaaaaaattttatgtgcatttttagTGTATTTCGGGGATATTTATCCTTTTCAGTATTTGTTggaaacttttttgtttgtttaggaaGCAGGATAAAGTtaagctctggagtcagacctgCCTGCGTATGAATTACGACTGCACTATTTCCTTGCTCTTTGGTCCCGGGAAAATTCTGTAAATGGGGATAAAATACTCTAGTATTTTAGTACATACTCTAAAAAGTGTAGCAATTGAATCCATGTATGTGACTGATAGGCTTTAAGTGGCAGTAAATGGTAATTACTATTACCAGCTTGTaaataggaattttttaaaaagtaagtaaaggAATATTTGACCTGTATGAATACAATTTTCTACCcatttctttgttatttcttacATGACTTTTATGCTTAGGTAGTTCTCTCTCACCCAGAGATTATCTCAAGCAAACGTAGGTTAACTTCTGTCgaatttcagtttctttgtctgtaaaatgggcttagTGAGCTGTTAGGAAAATTGAATTAGCTAGGTCACACATCCAAAAAGCGTGTGTCCCATAGTAGGCTCTTAGTAAATTGTCCCTTTCAGAAGGTTTTTCCTTCCTATTAGACAACTTGAGGAAGCTTCCTCCTTCTCCACTCTTGGGTTTCTCGCCCTGATTTGCTTGTTCCTTTCccacagaggcaggagaggcaggcccTACCCCGACGACAGAGTGACCCCGGATCCAAAGCGGAAAAGGCGCTGTTGCCTGCGGTTCCGGTGTCGCAGGCAGAAGTCGTGCCTGGGCTCACTGAGGAGGAGGTGGCAAAGCTGAGAGCTCGCGAGGAGGGTGAGGAGGTGGTGGGCGACATCGTGGAGGAGCTGGTGGACCGTGTCATGGATGCCGCCTGCAAATCCTACCTGGAACGGCAGGTGGGGCTGGATCCGCGTCCTCCAGACCCATCTCCTCTCTCCCTGACCCCTGCCTGCTGGACTGAGACCCTCTCTCGCCTCCGCAGTGCATTCCGTACGCAGTGAACAGGGCACGGGAGACCATACTCCATGTGGTCCAGATGAGATTTGTGCCCCAGGATGAGGGAGAACCCCACCTGGCAGAGGACCCCACGTGGGCGGAGGACGAGGAACCCTCACCTTCCCTGATTGACACCTGGGCTCCTGGAGCCGTGCCCCTGCGGTGCGAGCCCTGCTTGGTGGAAAGGAAGTAGAACCAAGGCAAACTaagccccgcccccagctccttcccacctcccgcccccgccGCGTCTCTGTTCTCTTCAGCGCCTCTCTGGACTGCCCCAACCTTAGTTCCTCTGTCTCCTGTGCCCGCGTCTTGCCGTCAGTTTGTTTCCCTTTCCCGCCTGGGGTTCCCATCTGAGAGTTGcgtcccagccccagcctccaatTCCCTACTTTAAACCTAGGCCTACCGTCCCCAGGCTTCTGTTCGAAGCCGCCCTTCCCCAGTCCCGGCCTCTGCTTTCTCGCCACGCAtctgtgccccacccccaccccaccccccatccccccgTGGCCCGCAGCCCCAGATCCAGACTATGGCCAGGTGCCAAGTGGCCCAGCGGCTGGGAGGGGGAGGCCGAGTTGCTGGGTGAGCTGTGGGCGGGCCGCACCCGCGTACTCCCGCAGGGCCTGGACCCCAAGGATCAGGAGAGCCAGGATCTTCAGAAGGGGCCTCACCCTGCTCCTGGAGTCCTCAAGGCCAAGTCCCAGGTGGTGAGGAAGCCCACGTTGCTGCCGAAAGCGCCGAAGATGGCTCCTGGTGTGCGCACGTGGaacccaccacccaggagctgCTTAGCTGTGCTGAAGCTCAACAGGAGGACAAAGAGGGCAGCACCTCTCGTCCCATCCACACGGGTGCCCCAGATCCCCAGGTGACGGTGGCACAGCTAACAAAAAAGTCAGGTCCCCAAATATCATCACTCCCCTCCAAGCACCCGCCCCATCCTGGGCCCTGAACCTCAGGCAGTGAGAATCCCGCCTGCCTTCTGTCTGCCTGCCAGAAATAAACACCTGAGTTGCTTTAAGAATTGGCCCCGTGTCCGTCAGTTTCTTCCAAGTGTGTGTTCTCGCGGAACTGGAGAGGAGCAGTTGTCCTGCAGGCCTAGAAGATAGAACGCTGACTCCGGGAATAAGTGCATTACCACCCTTAGGAGACCCCGCTTTAGGGCCAAGGTGACTCCCCAGCAGAGGCAGTCTGGAGAGCCATCTGTCTGTCCACAAAGGAGCAGACGTAAGAGTTGCGAGTCGGGGTCTGCCTCAGTTTGGAGAATTCATCGAGTCTCATTCCAGTAGGGGAGGAAGGGATGGCCCTGCTTACGCACAGAGTGATTCAAGACATGAGGAATTTGATTTCCAGTCCCTGGGTCTCTGTCAGTTCACCTTAGAGCACAAATCCAAGTTTTATGTGGAGACAAATCTGAGCCTATGCAGGGCTCAGGGTAGTCCTGGCTCTCTTGATCTTAGACATGGGCCAGCATTGGAGTGAGGCAACCAGGTCACTTGGAAAAACAATTAAAGGAGGAACTCACTCTCAGGTTCAAACGGGAGCTTCAACACATCCAAGAGGGaatgcctccttaaattttgtgtcTGCTccacaccaacctcttgcttagTCCCTATTTAGCTTTGGCtagtccctccccaccctctatGTGGGCAACACTTCCACTGACAGGCCAGCATTCTCTGCTATGTCACTGTGGTTTCTACTCAGCACCCCAGTCTGGGGTCCCGGCTCCGTCCTCCTCACGGTGGTCCTCCTGCTTAGACTAAGTGTGTGTATCTGGTGTTATCTCTGGGACCTCCAGCACTGCTCCACAGACCTGACCGGGAAGACGGCAGTGGTGACTGGGGCCAACAGCGGTGAGTGCTCATCCTGCCCTGTCACCTCACATGGGCCACAGCCTCCAACAGCCCCAACagggggggcagagaggaggatgAGCACCCACTCTCAGACCCttgtctctccccttgctccGCTGCCCTCTCCGCACTCCCTGGACCAGCCTTCTCTGAAGCTGCCCTCCCACAGGCGTCGGGAAGAGCGTGTCCCAGGAGCTGGCCCACTGCGGGGTGCATATGATCCTGGCCTGCTGCAGCCATGAGCGTGGACAGCAAGCCCTGGCCCAGATACGAGCAGCCTCACAGAGCAACCAGCTCCTGCTTGGTGAGGTGGACGTGAGCTCGATGGCCTCCATCCGGAGCTTTGCTCAGTGGCTTCTGCGCGAGCATCCAGAGATACACCTACTGGTTAACAATGCTGCAGTCTGCGGTGTGTGTCTTGACTTACTTCCGCTAAATGCATTTCAGGAGCCTCCTTTCTGGCTCAGGGACCCCGGAACAGGCACTTCCAAGCCTAACCTGTATATCCTGTGCAAACACTCTTCATTCGGACACTGTCCTAAAAAGCCTACCTTAAGTTGTAGCTTCACACTTCACTGCCCTGATCTTGGCACATACATGCTCCTGTGGCTTTTCTACTGAACCCCCATACATCCTCCCCAGACATCATCTCCCTCAAGGTTGTCATTCCACCACCCACCACCTATGTTTTCATCTCCTCCCAGGATTACCCACAACACGTACCCCAGAGGGCCTCGATGTCACCTTTGCCACCAGCTACACTGGACCCTTTCTGCTCACAAATCTGCTCCAAGGTAAGGAAGGTTGGGTGCTTATCTTCTGTGCTGCCCCTGTGTCTTCATTCCTCTGGCATTTCCGTGGCTTACCGTGTCCTGTGGTCCCCAGATGCTTGCTGAACGATGCCCCAGTACACTTTTGCTGGACACAGCAGGGGAACCCACTTGGCACCAGCCAGGATTAGGAGGCTGGTAATGGAATCAGTCAGCCCCAAATACAAGCAGCAAGAAGGTGTAAGATCTATGCAGGCCGCCTCCCCGTCCCCCAGGTTGAGTACTAGCCTGACCAGGAGTCACTCATCTCAACAAAAGCTTTCTGAGTTCACTAGGCTGCTAGGATTAAGGACGTTCTTCCTTGGGAGGTCGGGGTGGGTGGCAGGCACATCCTCCCTAACTATTAGATGGTCTAATGACctcttaaaaagcaaattaatttttGGCCAGGTAATACAGGTCCAAAGTACAAAATCGAAAGCATGAAAGTATACAAAaggatatacagaaaaaaaaaagaaaagaaaagaaggaagaaactaaagaaaaaaaacatctCCTTCTCTCCTTGAAAAGCAGCTCCCCATCCCCCTCCTGGGGGGCAGCTGCTGGTGCCAGGGTCTCATGTTCCCTTTAGCGGGCAATTAAATAACCCCACCTGGAAAGTGCAGAAAGAGCAGGGTCGAACTCTATGCATTTGCAAGtgtaaatgtttttttcccctttccaaaaAGTGTAAAATGCTACAACAGCCAGTCTGTGCCTTGCTTAGTAATAGTTCGTTAAACTGAATTCTCTCCTGTCTTCCCTTCTGCCGCTAAATCACCGTTCATCATACCACTGTCTTGCTTCAGGTCCTTTGAAGGTAGTCTACGCTTTATAGATATAAAAACTAAGCTGCTTCTCTCCACTTACAAGTCCCTCTGCAGACTGAGCCTCACCGTTGCCTTTCCCAAACCTACACTCTTGTCACCCGCCTGCCAATCTGTATCTCTTGGACCACACTTTTTTAATTCTGGCTGCGCTTTTGCACATCTCTTTTCCTTTATCTGgaatatcctttcccatccctttAAGGTAGAGTAGCTTTAGCTCAGCTGCCAACACTCAGCACAGAAACCGCTTGTGCTGTGGGCTCTGCCCTgacccctctgcctccccagctgcccccatTTCCAGGGCTCCCTTCGCCCCTGTGCCCGTCTCTGTTCCTGCACTGACGCTGCTGCATGAAGATCAGCCTCCAGCTCGGCTGTGAGCCCCTGTCACTGTGTCTGCAAGTTTGGGGTTCATTGTCCTCtttaagaataattttctctCCAACAAGTTTTGGCTAGATACCTCGTGCTCAACTTTTCATTTGTGATTCTTCCTTTAAATGTAGGCTCAAGATAGTTTTAGCATTTTGAAACAACAAGCAAACTCATACGTGACAGCTAGTATTTTCATACTTTATATAatccagacttttttttaaaagtagagttaggtattctttttctttttctttttttacgatttaacttgttcttttaataataattatactTGCCCTTTTTTTTGaaggtagtttaaaaaaaatttttaaagcctcACTTTTCCAAGTATCTTTGCATACATTTCTTTTCCCCTAAACTTAGCACCCATGTGTCCTTAGCAGGTAGCTTGTGTCTGCCATAGTCCAGCGGCCTAATGGATAGTCCTGCGGTGAGTAAGTAAGTGACTGAATGTATCAAtgtgtgaaagacagctttcacagagTTTCCTGTCTCTCCTTCCCCATCTTAGCCCTCAGTGAGATAAAAATACGAACCAGGGTCAATTACATTACCTCCAGCTGGCAGGTGGAAGAAAAGCAAGGCAAAACCCCACTTTTATTTTAGACAAAAgagcaacaacaagaaaaaaaaccccacaaaaaacaaaacccctaaacaaaacaaaagacaaagtaaaataaagcaaGAGGAAAAGCGTGAGGGAAGCAGCTGGAACGGAAACGCAGCCTCGGTCACACCCAGCTCCCCCGCGCCTCACCTGGGCGCCTGCCGGGGGGCCGCGCTCCCCCGGGGGCTCATGGAGAAGCAGGCCGGGGGGCGGGCGTGGGCGCGAACTCCCGGCCTTGCCCTGAGAGTGTGtggccctctctcctcccaggggCCCTACAACGGGCGGGGGCAGCCCGAGTGGTCAACGTGTCTTCCTTCAGGAAAGAGAAAGGGTACATTGACGAGGAGCACCTGACAGGGACTGGTAGACCTTTGACCTTCAACCAGAACTATGACTGCAGCAAACTGCTTTTGGCCTCATTCACTGGGGAGCTTGCCCAGAGACTTCAAGGGACAGGTAATTGCCTCTGGCAGCCCCTGCTCCTCCACTCCCAGGGCTTCCTCCCAGTCCTTCACATCTCATCGCATGTTCTGACCATGAAATATTCCCAGTGTCCCCCGAGCCAGCTGTTAACCTCCACCCTTTGTCATCTGTGCGCCCTCTATTTCTCTCAACCCCATCTTCACGTCTCCCCTTCAAC
The sequence above is a segment of the Camelus bactrianus isolate YW-2024 breed Bactrian camel chromosome 15, ASM4877302v1, whole genome shotgun sequence genome. Coding sequences within it:
- the LOC141573413 gene encoding retinol dehydrogenase 12-like, which codes for MSLWFLLSTPVWGPGSVLLTVVLLLRLSVCIWCYLWDLQHCSTDLTGKTAVVTGANSGVGKSVSQELAHCGVHMILACCSHERGQQALAQIRAASQSNQLLLGEVDVSSMASIRSFAQWLLREHPEIHLLVNNAAVCGLPTTRTPEGLDVTFATSYTGPFLLTNLLQGALQRAGAARVVNVSSFRKEKGYIDEEHLTGTGRPLTFNQNYDCSKLLLASFTGELAQRLQGTGVTVNSGDPGVVYAEIMKNFSWLYRFVFWLLSFFKNSKQGAVPVLYLSLAKELDGISGKHFSSSCVITLAPKAARDLHVAQSLWDTSARLTDLDKMD
- the LOC105075761 gene encoding LOW QUALITY PROTEIN: uncharacterized protein C2orf81 homolog (The sequence of the model RefSeq protein was modified relative to this genomic sequence to represent the inferred CDS: inserted 1 base in 1 codon; deleted 4 bases in 2 codons; substituted 1 base at 1 genomic stop codon); protein product: MADKGSRQERQALPRRQSDPGSKAEKALLPAVPVSQAEVVPGLTEEEVAKLRAREEGEEVVGDIVEELVDRVMDAACKSYLERQCIPYAVNRARETILHVVQMRFVPQDEGEPHLAEDPTWAEDEEPSPSLIDTWAPGAVPLRCEPCLVERKEPRQTKPRPQLLPTSRPRRVSVLFSASLDCPNLSSSVSCARVLPSVCFPFPPGVPIXELRPSPSLQFPTLNLGLPSPGFCSKPPFPSPGLCFLATHVPHPHPTPHPPVARSPRSRLWPGAKWPSGWEGEAELLGELWAGRTRVLPQGLDPKDQESQDLQKGPHPAPGVLKAKSQVVRKPTLLPKAPKMAPGVRTWNPXTQELLSCAEAQQEDKEGSTSRPIHTGAPDPQVTVAQLTKKSGPQISSLPSKHPPHPGP